TATTTCGCAATCGGCCATCAGCCGCACCATCAAAGCGCTGGAAGAAGAGCTCGGCGTCGTGCTCTTTTTGCGCAACGCCAAAGCGGTCGAGTTGACGGACGCCGGAGCGATTTTTTTGAACCATGCCAAACGCAGCGTCTTTATTTTCGAACATTTGAAAAACGACTTTGAAAACGAATTTAAGCTCGAGCAGGGCTCCATTCATATCGGCTTGCCGCCGATTACTGACGCGCAGGTATTCGCGCATCTTTTGGGCGCGTTCAAACGCATGTACCCGCAAATCGATATCGAGCTTTACGAATACGGCTCCAAAAAAGTGGAAATCGCCGTGCAGGAAGGATTGACCGACCTCGGCATTATTTGCACTGAACCGAAAAAAGATTACGAGTCCTTCTTTCTTTTGGAAGATCCGGTATGCGTGCTGTTGCCGAAAGATCATCCGCTCGCGGACGCGAATGAGATCCCGCTCGCCGATCTCGCCGGCGACGGTTTCGTTCTCTATCGCGACGACTTCAACTTGCATGACGAAATCATCGCGAAGTGCAAAGCCGCGGACTTTATCCCGAAAATCGTATTTGAAACCAGTCAGCGCGAGCTCATGATTCAGACCGTCAGCACCGGCTTGGGCATCGCGCTTTTGCCGAAACGTCTCTGCCCGCATAATAATCCCAACGTTTCCGTACACGTGCTCGCCGGTCGGCCGATCATTCATCGTCTTTACGTCATCTGGCGCAAAGGCCACTACCTCTCGCACGCCGCGAAATTGTGGCTCGAATTCGCGCAGGATCACATTCAAAAGATCGCCGTTAAATCGTCTCTGAAATAAAATGACTACGTACTCATTCCGTCATCGCCTGCAGCTTTGGCGACACCAAGTAAGCCCGTGGCTGCGCCGACCCGTCACTTGGCTCGTGCTGTTGGCGCTGGTGCTCGGCTACATCGTGAGCATCCAAAACGAACGCATCGAAGCGCTCACCGCGCGCGTCAATGAGCTGTCGCAGACAGGACCGGGCTCCACGCCCGCGCGCCTGACCAATTTGGAATTCATCGTCAACGATCACACCGAACACTTGCGCACGCTGGATGGCAAAGTGTATCAACTGCAAGTCGATCAGGCGGATCTCGATTGGCGGACCACCACCAACCGTTGGGATATTGATGAACAAATAAAATAAGCTCCCGCAAGGGAGCTTTTTTCGTGGGCGA
The nucleotide sequence above comes from Negativicoccus succinicivorans. Encoded proteins:
- a CDS encoding LysR family transcriptional regulator, producing MDFHHLKYFTEVAHRKSFSKAARHLHISQSAISRTIKALEEELGVVLFLRNAKAVELTDAGAIFLNHAKRSVFIFEHLKNDFENEFKLEQGSIHIGLPPITDAQVFAHLLGAFKRMYPQIDIELYEYGSKKVEIAVQEGLTDLGIICTEPKKDYESFFLLEDPVCVLLPKDHPLADANEIPLADLAGDGFVLYRDDFNLHDEIIAKCKAADFIPKIVFETSQRELMIQTVSTGLGIALLPKRLCPHNNPNVSVHVLAGRPIIHRLYVIWRKGHYLSHAAKLWLEFAQDHIQKIAVKSSLK